The following nucleotide sequence is from Phycisphaera sp..
TCCGGGGATGAACATTGTTACCGACAGCAGTTATTGGCCCTAATCACTCCGTGCTCGACCTGCAAGCTCCAACGTGTTGCCTCGCGGGGTTTCGGGCCACGCACGGAGGCGATCGCGCCTTCACGATCTTCGACTTCCTGGCCGTCCAGAACGCGTTCGATGCGGGGTGAGGGGAAGCGTCGATAGCTTGGGGAGGTGTTTCTGTCGCTCCGGAAGCGGCATTGGCTTCCGCCTGAACGCCTCCCGTGCCCGCAGGAGCCTTCCTCGACGCTCGCTGAGCCGCTCGTCCGCCTGCCGGAGCACCTCCGCTGCCCCCCGGAGCGATGCGCGAGCCCTCCGGGGCCGCTCGCGTGACTGCCGGAAAGGCTCCGGTGCCCGAGGAAGCCTCTCCGGAAGCTTCGGGAGCCCTGGACCTGCCCGTCTTGGCGCGCGGCTGGCGTGCCCCGGCGGCCGGAGAAGCCGCCCCATCGCGTGGGGCACGTTCCTTTTGGGAAGGGGCGCGGTCGCCCCGGCCTGAGGCCCGGCGACCCGATGGCCAGGCCGGGTCGCCCGATCGCGGGGCCCGGCGGCCGCCGGTGGGCCCACGCCGGCCCCTGGCGGGGGCGCGGTGCCCGGCCGGGTGAATTGAGCCGGGCTGGAGCGGGGCCGGGAACCGGCCGATGGTGCTCTTGGTCATCGACCGAGAACCCAAACCCAGAAACCAGACCGGGAGCCAGGACATGCCGCGCCGAGCCGACAAGGCCCAGAAGTCGTTCCTGAACCAGATGCGGCACGTCCGCGACCACTGGGCCAAGGCCGACCCCTCTTCCTTCGGCCTCAGCCACGCCCAGGTCCAGCGGTTCGGCCGCGAATACGAGCGGGCGCTGGCGGCCCACGACCGCGTGCAGGAGCTGCGGCTGGAGCTCGCCCGGGCCATGACCGCCAAGCGGGCGGCCATCGGCACGCTGCGGGGCACCTTCGGCGGGCTGAGCTCGATGATCGACGGGCTGGCCCGGGCCTCGCGCGATCCGGGGGTGTACCTCAAGGCGGGCATCGAGAAGCCCGATCGCAAGGGCCCCCTGCCCAGGCCCGCGGCGCCGACGAAGCTCAGGATCAAACCAAAGACCTACGGCGAGCTGGAGCTGACCTTCACCATCGACGACGATGGCCGCGGCAACCTGGTGTACGAGGTCCGCCGGCGGCGCATGCCGCTGCAGGGCGAGACATCGCCGTGGGAGCCGGTGGCGGTGACGCCCAAGCGCAGGATCGTCGACGAGAACGTGCCCAGCGGCCTGCGCTCGATCGGCTATCAGGTCCGGGCGCTGCGGACCAACGGCAAGACGGGCGAGTGGTCCGACGAGCGGATCTTCCCGTTCGGGACCAGCGCGAGCGTGTCTAGGGCGAGCATGAGCATCGAGGCCAAGCCCGCAAACTGTGTCGCGAAGTCGGCATGAGCACGCTGCGGTCGGCTCGGGCGATAGCCTGAGGCATGACCGCACGGACCACCCCGCCACCGCTCGTATCCGCCGCCCCCGGCGGGCTGGCGGTCGACGTGGGCGGACCCGAGCCCATCGCCATGATCGACCCCTGGCGGCCCGCGCCGCTGGCGATCATCACGCATGCGCACGCGGACCATGCGTTCCGGGGCAGCGAGAAGTACCTGTGCTCGAAGCCCGGCGTCGGCGTCTTGCGGACGCGCATGGGCAAGGACGCGGTGATCGAGGGACACGCGTATGGCGAGCCGTTCCGCGTCGAGGGCGAGGGTGGTGCGGTCGAGGTCACGTTCTTTCCGGCCGGGCACGTGCTGGGATCGGCGCAGGTGCGGCTGCGCGTGCTCGAGAGCGAACGGCCGGCGGATGACCGCACGTGGATCGTGACGGGCGACTGCAACTTCACGGCTCGGCCAGAAGATCCCAATCCGACGTGCACGCGCTTCCAGCCGGTCGCCTGCGACGTGCTGCTGATCGAGAGCACGTTCGGGTTGCCGATCTATCGGTGGCCGGACCCCAAGGAAGAGTTCGCGAAGCTCAACGAGTGGTGGAGGTCGAACGCCACGAACGGGCGGACGAGCATCGTGATGGCGTACGGGCTCGGCAAGGCCCAGCGGGTGCTGGCGGGGCTCGACCCATCCATCGGGCCCATTGGGGTGCATGGAGCGGTGGAGAAGCTGATTCCCGATTATGTTGAACAGGGTGTCGAGTTGCCCGAGGTGGTGCACACCACGCAGAAGGCCCGCAAGGGCCTGCGCGGGGTGGCCATGATCATCGCGCCGCCGGGGATCCTTGGCTCGCCCTGGCTCCGGAGCTTCGGCTCGACGCGGACGGGCATGGCCAGCGGGTTCATGCTGGTGCGCGGGCGGCGAAGGTGGCGGAGTTTTGATCACGGCTGCGTCATCAGCGACCATGCCGATTGGCCGGGTCTGCTGGGGATCGTCGAGGCGAGCGGGGCGAAGAGCGTGGGCGTGACGCACGGCGCGAGCGAGCCGCTGGCGCGGTACCTGGCCGAGACGCGGGGGCTGGATACCTTCGTCGTGCCAACTCGGTACCGCGGGGAGGCCGAGGAAGAGGTCGCCAGCAACCAGGAAGGCGAGGGCGACTGAATGCGCGCCTTCACCGAGCTCTACGACGAGATCGACTCGACGACCGCAACCAGCGAGAAATTGGCGGCGATAGCGGCGTACTTCCACACGGCGGGCCCGAGCGACGCGGCCATCGCGGCGTACTTCCTCAGCGGCCAGCGGGTGCTGCGGACGGTGCCGACCAAGCTGCTGTACGAATTGACGCTTGAAACAACCGGCCTGCCCGGCTGGCTCGTCGACGCGTGCTACGCGCAGGTCGGCGACTTCAGCGAAACGATCGCCCTGCTGCTACCCGATCCGGGGCAGGGCACCGATGCCTCGCTCACGGAGATCTACCAGCACTCGATCGTGCCCCTGGCGACCAGCGACGACGCCGCGAGACGCGCGATCATCCTCGAAGCATGGCAGGAGATGGACGCCCGGCAGCGGTACGTCTACCAGAAGCTGATCCGCGGCGGGCTGCGCGTGGGCGTGCAGAAGAAGCTGGTCGTCCGCGCCATCGCGATGGCTCATGATCTGGAGCCCGCCCTGGTGGCCACCCGCGTGAGCGGGCGGATGGACCCAACGGCGCAGTGGTACGAGTCGGTCACATCTGAGGACGCCGGCGAGGACATCGCCAGGCCCTTGCCGTTCTTCCTGGCCCATCAGTTGGATGACCCGCCCGCCGAGGTCCTGGGCGAGCGAAGCGAGTGGC
It contains:
- a CDS encoding ligase-associated DNA damage response exonuclease; amino-acid sequence: MTARTTPPPLVSAAPGGLAVDVGGPEPIAMIDPWRPAPLAIITHAHADHAFRGSEKYLCSKPGVGVLRTRMGKDAVIEGHAYGEPFRVEGEGGAVEVTFFPAGHVLGSAQVRLRVLESERPADDRTWIVTGDCNFTARPEDPNPTCTRFQPVACDVLLIESTFGLPIYRWPDPKEEFAKLNEWWRSNATNGRTSIVMAYGLGKAQRVLAGLDPSIGPIGVHGAVEKLIPDYVEQGVELPEVVHTTQKARKGLRGVAMIIAPPGILGSPWLRSFGSTRTGMASGFMLVRGRRRWRSFDHGCVISDHADWPGLLGIVEASGAKSVGVTHGASEPLARYLAETRGLDTFVVPTRYRGEAEEEVASNQEGEGD